Proteins from one Rosa chinensis cultivar Old Blush chromosome 7, RchiOBHm-V2, whole genome shotgun sequence genomic window:
- the LOC112176618 gene encoding single-stranded DNA-binding protein, mitochondrial, giving the protein MSASSSMASLSRRLLLSRSLYHSNPSTVLSTRFCTTTTTTPHVTSDSDEPITSDLESDPTPSQPSAPNPVRGIYDQPLENGVDVGIYKAILVGQVGQSPLQKRLKSGAQVTMFSIGTGGIRNNRRPFETENPTEYANRCVVQWHRVCVYPERLGKIAVQNALPGSILYLEGNLETKIFTDPTTGLVRRVREIAIRRNGRLVFLGKGNDAEPTVTGLRGVGYF; this is encoded by the exons ATGTCAGCCTCCTCCTCCATGGCTTCACTCTCAAGGAGACTActcctctctcgctctctctacCACTCAAACCCCAGCACCGTGCTCTCCACGCGCTTctgcaccaccaccaccaccaccccccaCGTCACCTCCGACTCAGACGAGCCCATCACCTCGGACCTAGAGTCCGACCCGACCCCATCACAGCCCTCCGCCCCCAACCCGGTCCGCGGTATCTACGATCAGCCGCTCGAGAACGGAGTCGACGTCGGCATTTATAAG GCGATACTGGTGGGGCAGGTGGGGCAGAGTCCGTTGCAGAAGAGACTGAAGAGCGGGGCGCAGGTGACCATGTTCTCAATTGGGACCGGCGGCATTCGAAACAACCGGAGGCCCTTTGAGACCGAGAACCCGACGGAGTATGCCAACCGCTGTGTGGTTCAGTGGCACAGGGTTTGTGTTTATCCGGAGAGGCTCGGCAAGATTGCGGTGCAGAATGCTTTGCCTGG TTCAATTTTATACTTGGAAGGTAATCTGGAGACCAAAATCTTCACTGACCCAACAACTGGGCTTGTTCGACGAGTTAGAGAGATTGCTATTCGCAGAAATG GTCGCCTTGTGTTTTTGGGTAAAGGAAACGATGCTGAGCCAACAGTAACGGGGCTCAGAGGTGTTGGCTACTTCTGA
- the LOC112175909 gene encoding uncharacterized protein LOC112175909 translates to MDVRRIVVVVEDVEAARTALKWALQNLIRFGDFITLLHVFPSSRSKNKNKTRLLRLKGFKLALSFKDICDSFPNTKVEMVVTEGDEEGKKIAAMVREIGASELVLGLHDHSFLYRLAMAQGNNIANNFMNCRVLAIKQPSSSPLRINKASAPAPATPVLDCSTNLDFSQIDVAGLQIPDVPPPKIPYKICPNPYGIIWKSRRSRRR, encoded by the exons ATGGATGTGAGGAGAATAGTAGTGGTAGTTGAAGATGTTGAAGCCGCAAGAACAGCTCTGAAATGGGCTCTCCAAAACCTCATACGATTTGGGGATTTCATTactcttctccatgttttcccAAGTTCAAGATCtaagaacaagaacaaaaccAGGCTTCTGCGCTTGAAAGGGTTCAAATTGGCCCTGTCCTTCAAGGACATCTGCGACTCCTTCCCCAAT ACAAAGGTTGAAATGGTTGTGACAGAAGGAGATGAAGAAGGGAAGAAGATTGCAGCAATGGTGAGGGAGATTGGGGCTTCTGAGCTTGTTCTTGGACTCCATGATCACAGCTTTCTTTACAG GTTGGCAATGGCCCAGGGCAACAATATTGCAAACAACTTCATGAATTGCAGAGTCCTAGCCATCAAGCAaccttcttcttcacctttgaGGATCAACAAGGCCAGTGCTCCTGCTCCAGCAACACCAGTCTTGGACTGTTCAACCAACTTAGACTTTTCGCAGATTGATGTTGCTGGTTTACA GATTCCTGATGTGCCTCCACCAAAAATTCCATACAAAATCTGCCCAAACCCTTATGGCATCATCTGGAAATCAAGGAGGTCAAGAAGGAGGTAG
- the LOC112175362 gene encoding uncharacterized protein LOC112175362 — protein sequence MDWAASNAFKNFKDVEPKSMMEMGIIPHIDAGDIGLGSSDKGNAATTPPSTKPRKKTMTSVYLKFFETAPDGKSRRCKFCGQSYSIATATGNLGRHLGNRHPGYDKSGDVVTVSNPSPQPITVVRKHQSQAKASQVDYEHLNWLLVKWLALASLPPSTLEEMWLANSFKFLNPSIQLWPTEDYKKIFRDVLRSMQEVVRASMENVSSKLSITLDFWTSYERIFYMSVTCHWIDDNWSFQKAMLDVCHIPFPCGVVEIYNSLVKVLRLYNIETRILSCTHDNSQSALQNLDGQNVGHFCYIPCSAHTLSLIIDDGLRTIEQVIAKIREFVLCLNASSEISEEFTQLTAAYHEGTWKIPLDASTRWSGNYQMLDIVCKASKSMDAVIRKYEILGNRMLLSSVEKNAVNNVHRYLEPFYKTTNNMCTNKVPTVGLVLFFMDHISETIANCRDSHLYPELKNAAEDMAKKVRNYNSQVCNIFTYMTAILDPRIKGELIPESLNSDNFLEEARTHFIRNYSINHFPSMTGGYSNQEIEEGGNVSFAEEIARKKRRANTNNSSDELTQYLSEPPAPLATDVLEWWKVNSMRYPRLSVMARDFLAVQANSVAPEELFCGKGAEIDKQRFCMPHDTTQALLCIRSWLQSGMKLKYKTTEIDFERLMELATSADNHSSNAGSEKKQRQ from the exons ATGGACTGGGCTGCAAGTAACGccttcaaaaatttcaaag ATGTGGAACCCAAGTCCATGATGGAAATGGGAATCATTCCGCACATTGATGCAGGCGATATTGGTTTGGGGTCCTCAGACAAGGGGAACGCTGCTACTACTCCTCCTTCAACAAAACCGAGAAAGAAGACCATGACGTCCGTTTATCTCAAGTTTTTCGAGACAGCTCCGGATGGAAAAAGCCGCCGGTGCAAGTTCTGTGGACAAAGCTATTCCATTGCTACTGCCACTG GCAATCTGGGGAGGCACCTAGGTAATCGGCATCCAGGGTATGATAAGTCGGGGGATGTTGTTACTGTTTCCAATCCTTCACCACAGCCCATCACTGTAGTCAGGAAGCATCAATCTCAAGCAAAAGCATCTCAAGTGGATTATGAACATTTAAATTGGCTGCTCGTTAAATGGCTTGCTTTAGCTTCGCTCCCTCCTTCGACCTTGGAAGAAATGTGGCTCGCCAACTCTTTTAAGTTTTTGAACCCGTCAATACAGCTCTGGCCGACTGAGGATTACAAGAAAATATTTCGTGATGTTCTCAGGAGTATGCAGGAAGTAGTAAGAGCATCTATGGAAAACGTTTCTTCAAAGCTCTCAATCACACTTGACTTTTGGACTTCTTATGAAAGGATTTTTTATATGAGTGTCACCTGTCACTGGATTGACGACAACTGGTCTTTCCAAAAGGCAATGCTTGATGTTTGTCACATTCCTTTCCCTTGTGGGGTTGTCGAGATCTACAACTCTCTAGTGAAGGTTCTTAGGTTGTACAACATTGAGACTAGAATACTCTCCTGCACCCATGATAACAGTCAAAGTGCCTTACAGAACTTGGATGGTCAGAATGTGGGGCACTTCTGTTATATCCCCTGTTCCGCTCACACTTTGAGCTTGATCATAGATGATGGATTGAGAACCATAGAACAAGTAATCGCTAAGATCAGAGAGTTTGTATTATGTTTAAATGCATCATCAGAGATCTCAGAGGAATTTACTCAATTGACTGCAGCTTACCACGAAGGCACTTGGAAAATTCCACTTGATGCCTCTACACGGTGGAGTGGCAACTATCAGATGCTTGATATTGTATGCAAG GCTTCTAAGTCCATGGATGCTGTTATCAGGAAGTATGAGATACTAGGCAATAGAATGCTGCTGAGCTCTGTGGAGAAGAATGCAGTCAATAATGTGCATCGATATCTAGAACCCTTCTACAAAACCACAAACAACATGTGCACAAACAAGGTGCCCACAGTGGGGCTGGTTCTCTTCTTCATGGATCACATTTCTGAGACGATTGCTAATTGCAGAGATTCTCACCTTTATCCAGAGTTGAAGAATGCTGCTGAAGACATGGCTAAAAAGGTTAGAAACTACAATAGCCAGGTCTGCAACATATTTACCTACATGACAGCAATTCTTGATCCTCGAATTAAAGGAGAGCTAATTCCTGAGAGCCTTAATTCAGACAATTTTCTTGAGGAAGCGAGAACCCATTTCATTAGAAACTATTCTATCAATCATTTCCCATCCATGACTGGTGGATACAGCAATCAAGAAATAGAGGAGGGAGGTAATGTCTCTTTTGCTGAGGAAATTGCCCGAAAGAAAAGAAGGGCAAACACGAACAATTCCAGTGATGAGCTCACTCAATATCTGTCAGAGCCTCCAGCTCCATTAGCAACAGATGTTCTCGAGTGGTGGAAGGTCAATAGTATGCGCTACCCGCGACTTTCTGTAATGGCTCGGGATTTCTTGGCTGTGCAGGCAAATTCAGTGGCACCAGAAGAACTGTTCTGTGGCAAAGGTGCTGAAATTGATAAGCAGCGATTCTGCATGCCACATGATACCACACAAGCTCTCCTTTGCATAAGGTCATGGTTACAAAGCGGGATGAAGTTGAAGTACAAGACAACCGAAATAGATTTTGAGCGTCTGATGGAATTGGCAACTAGTGCTGATAATCATAGTAGTAATGCTGGTTCGGAGAAGAAACAAAGACAATGA
- the LOC112175363 gene encoding translation initiation factor eIF-2B subunit delta — translation MDARRASRTVIDPKVRQVGFFTPIPAEPLPVRTQSGPAVPTSSVPLSESPAGNSLSPVMIPPSRHLSDTVAIRTAAVPVPESAMRRMDSGEQVPVGSYNPSESLLGSSPVASSPSSRVEDGTLGFSEENSSVQWYRRSGSGKMASSLPGGGFESAALRTPLEVPEKSAEVVPKAQNEVPTSSEQSKARPTKAERRALQEAQRAAKAAAKAEGRKPTPVSGGGATSKPVKQSSQKKEMQKKDTPGVASSVVASDKKGGDRPTDRRKDVPPPRMQFDDKSRVEKAKRRAVVNQTEAKNRVELFRHLPQYERGTQLPDLESKFFQLDPMHPAIYKVGLKYLAGDISGGNARCIAMLNAFQEAIRDYSTPPEKTLVRDLTAKISSYVSFFIECRPLSISMGNAVRFIKSRVAKLPLSLSESEAKSTLCSEIDRFINDKIIIADKVIVRHAATKIRDGDVLLTYGSSCVVEMIFLHAHELGKQFRVVIVDSRPKLEGQALLHRLVAKGLTCTYTHINAVSYIMHEVTRVFLGAASVLSNGTVYSRVGTACVAMVAHAFCVPVLVCCEAYKFHERVQLDSICSNELGDPDAIAKVSGRTDINYLENWANKENLQLLNLMYDATPADYVSMIVTDYGMIPPTSVPVIVREYGREHLY, via the exons ATGGACGCGCGTCGCGCTTCCCGAACCGTGATCGACCCGAAGGTCCGCCAGGTCGGCTTCTTCACTCCCATCCCCGCCGAGCCCTTACCGGTTCGGACCCAATCCGGACCCGCAGTCCCAACCTCCTCTGTTCCTCTCTCCGAATCTCCAGCCGGCAACTCACTCTCTCCCGTCATGATCCCCCCCTCGCGTCACCTTTCAGACACCGTCGCGATCCGCACGGCCGCCGTGCCGGTTCCGGAATCGGCGATGCGGCGGATGGATTCCGGCGAGCAAGTGCCGGTGGGGAGTTACAACCCGTCGGAGTCGTTGTTAGGGTCCTCTCCGGTGGCCTCGTCGCCGTCGAGCAGGGTCGAGGATGGGACTCTGGGGTTCTCGGAGGAGAACTCCTCGGTCCAGTGGTACCGGCGAAGCGGCTCCGGCAAGATGGCCTCGAGTTTGCCCGGCGGAGGATTTGAATCCGCCGCTTTGAGAACGCCTCTTGAAGTTCCAG AAAAAAGTGCAGAGGTGGTTCCGAAAGCGCAGAATGAAGTTCCTACAAGTTCAGAACAGTCGAAAGCTAGGCCGACTAAGGCCGAAAGGCGTGCCCTGCAGGAGGCTCAACGTGCTGCGAAAGCCGCTGCCAAAG CTGAGGGAAGAAAACCTACCCCTGTATCTGGAGGAGGAGCTACGAGTAAACCTGTAAAGCAGTCTTCCCAAAAGAAAGAGATGCAAAAGAAAGATACTCCTGGCGTTGCATCTTCAGTGGTTGCTTCTGACAAGAAGGGTGGTGATCGACCAACAGATAGGAGGAAAGATGTTCCTCCTCCACGTATGCAGTTTGATGATAAGAGCCGAGTGGAAAAGGCAAAAAGGCGTGCTGTGGTCAATCAAACAGAAGCTAAAAACAGAGTTGAATTGTTCCGGCATTTGCCTCAATATGAACGGGGAACTCAGCTTCCAGATCTCGAGTCAAAGTTTTTTCAACTTGATCCCATGCATCCTGCCATTTATAAG GTTGGACTGAAGTATTTGGCTGGGGATATATCGGGGGGTAATGCTCGTTGTATTGCGATGCTTAACGCATTTCAGGAAGCCATTAGAGACTACTCTACGCCACCAGAGAAAACTCTTGTTCGAGATTTAACAGCAAAAATCAGTAGTTACGTCTCATTTTTTATAGAATGCAGGCCACTTTCTATTAGCATGGGAAATGCAGTTAGGTTTATAAAGAGTCGTGTTGCGAAATTGCCATTGAGCCTTTCCGAATCTGAAGCTAAATCCACGCTTTGTTCAGAAATTGACCGATTTATAAATGACAAGATAATTATTGCTGATAAGGTGATAGTTAGGCATGCTGCTACAAAGATTAGGGATGGTGATGTTCTACTCACATATGGATCATCATGTGTTGTTGAGATGATTTTTCTACACGCCCATGAACTCGGGAAACAGTTTCGTGTTGTGATTGTAGACTCGCGTCCAAAGCTTGAAGGCCAAGCATTACTTCATAGGCTGGTAGCAAAGGGCCTGACTTGTACATATACTCATATAAATGCCGTGTCTTATATCATGCATGAAGTAACACGAGTGTTTTTGGGAGCTGCCTCGGTGTTATCTAATGGAACTGTATATTCGAGAGTTGGCACTGCATGTGTTGCTATGGTTGCTCATGCATTTTGCGTTCCAGTCTTAGTGTGCTGTGAAGCGTACAAGTTTCATGAAAGAGTACAGCTTGATTCCATTTGCTCTAACGAACTAG GTGATCCAGATGCTATTGCAAAAGTTTCTGGAAGAACTGATATAAACTATCTGGAAAATTGGGCAAATAAGGAAAATCTGCAACTTCTGAATTTAAT GTATGATGCTACGCCAGCGGATTATGTCTCCATGATTGTCACTGATTATGGCATG ATTCCACCCACCAGCGTGCCCGTCATTGTACGGGAATATGGCAGAGAACACCTGTATTGA
- the LOC112178821 gene encoding protein CHUP1, chloroplastic, producing the protein MIIKVSFLAAATIAAYAVSHKNRCNSIKNQSTIINPPENDDSNFQQQQIEGEMEDEKKSEIIRSKELIRVNEIEVLHNLVREVQQRKLSLKRKLLELCELREERSFMSHLQRHLDDKSLEIEMLNATIASMRTERKDLHEDAKQCVLARKQLETARKVIAELQKKMNYCNESNMKVKGRLLIVEEQVSNLPRDIDEGSSVRDAIVEKKLKGVRDVELQILKMKRRNKELELGKRELAVKLVSAQDKITALSNITESESIAKIGEEISKLRHTNEDLSRQVERLQNNRLDMVQQLVYQRWLHTCLRLEIQSHNSSKISNPTYDSASPQTSTTTLSDEMFETTTVELDSSSSSSHRSSSTDKKSGFMHGIKRWGIRKSKDARSSEGNSFSKKGLVRRFSTSMVPEKASILRNKGDNAVKSRGRRVSFTDSVGSTVQSECVFDDHKEIEADERSDCNVNSTTNSPQNGNIEIKGETHDEPASSPEVTISCTTPHIIKEESSITQVNKTEIAMSSFGNQENKVDTNAVGLVAALFFILFVLVACSTFYSARPL; encoded by the exons ATGATAATTAAAGTAAGCTTTCTGGCTGCAGCTACAATTGCAGCATATGCAGTTTCACACAAAAACAGGTGCAATTCCATCAAGAACCaatccaccatcatcaaccCTCCAG AGAATGATGACTCAaacttccaacaacaacaaattgAAGGAgagatggaagatgagaagaagtCTGAAATTATTAGAAGCAAAGAATTGATAAGGGTGAATGAAATAGAAGTGTTACATAATCTAGTGAGGGAGGTGCAGCAGAGGAAGCTGAGTCTTAAGAGGAAATTGCTAGAGCTATGTGAGCTACGAGAAGAGAGATCTTTTATGTCTCACTTGCAAAGGCATCTAGACGACAAGTCGTTGGAGATTGAAATGCTCAATGCCACCATTGCTTCAATGCGGACTGAGAGAAAAGATCTTCATGAAGATGCCAAGCAATGTGTCTTGGCAAGGAAGCAACTGGAAACGGCGAGGAAAGTGATAGCAGAATTGCAGAAGAAGATGAATTATTGTAATGAGAGCAACATGAAGGTGAAGGGAAGGCTGTTGATTGTGGAAGAACAAGTTTCCAACCTGCCTAGGGATATAGATGAAGGAAGCTCAGTTAGAGATGCTATAGTTGAGAAGAAGCTCAAAGGTGTGAGAGATGTTGAGTTACAAATtttgaagatgaagaggagaaACAAAGAGCTTGAGCTTGGAAAGAGAGAATTAGCAGTCAAATTGGTTTCTGCTCAAGATAAAATTACTGCCCTTTCCAACATAACTGAG AGTGAAAGCATTGCCAAGATTGGAGAGGAGATCAGCAAGTTGAGGCATACTAATGAAGACTTGTCGAGACAAGTCGAGAGGTTACAGAACAACAGATTAGATATGGTCCAACAGCTTGTGTACCAGCGCTGGCTCCACACTTGTTTGAGACTTGAAATTCAATCCCACAATAGCAGCAAGATTTCAAATCCCACCTATGACAGTGCGTCCCCTCAGACATCTACGACTACTCTGAGTGATGAAATGTTCGAGACAACTACCGTGGAGTTGGATAGCTCATCTTCAAGTAGCCACAGAAGTAGCAGTACTGATAAGAAATCTGGTTTCATGCATGGTATTAAAAGGTGGGGTATTAGAAAAAGCAAGGATGCAAGGTCCTCTGAAGGTAACTCCTTCAGCAAGAAAGGCCTAGTTCGCAGGTTTTCGACATCAATGGTTCCGGAGAAAGCTTCAATACTGAGAAACAAAGGTGACAATGCAGTCAAATCAAGAGGAAGGAGAGTCTCATTTACTGATTCAGTTGGATCAACAGTTCAATCCGAATGTGTATTCGATGATCATAAGGAAATAGAAGCTGATGAGAGGTCTGACTGCAACGTTAACTCAACGACTAATTCACCTCAAAATGGTAACATTGAAATCAAAGGGGAGACACACGATGAGCCTGCATCATCACCTGAAGTGACTATTTCTTGTACAACTCCACACATCATCAAGGAAGAAAGCAGCATTACTCAAGTAAACAAGACTGAAATAGCTATGTCTTCCTTTGGTAATCAGGAAAACAAGGTTGACACCAATGCTGTAGGACTTGTTGCTGCTTTGTTTTTCATTCTCTTCGTCTTAGTTGCCTGTTCTACATTTTATTCAGCTAGACCCCTGTGA
- the LOC112178869 gene encoding oleosin G produces the protein MTLSLSVPRSLQLISSMADRHQQPHQAQNHQQHRLSAQTRPSHTSFLSKLQGHVPNSTQLIGLLTLLVSGGILLLLTGITITVTVLGLIFFTPILIVSSPIWVPLGTVLFLTAAGFVSMCGFGAAVVGGLSWMYRYFKGMHPPGSDRVDYARSRIYDTASHVKDYAKEYGGYLHGKVKDAAPGA, from the coding sequence AtgacactctctctctccgtcCCCCGCTCTCTCCAACTCATCTCCTCCATGGCGGACCGTCACCAGCAACCCCACCAGGCCCAGAACCACCAGCAACACCGATTATCAGCCCAAACCAGACCCTCCCACACCTCGTTCCTAAGTAAACTCCAAGGCCACGTCCCAAATTCCACTCAACTCATCGGACTACTCACCCTCCTCGTCTCCGGCGGTATTCTCCTACTCCTGACAGGAATCACGATCACCGTTACGGTTCTGGGACTCATCTTCTTCACTCCAATCCTCATAGTTTCCAGCCCGATATGGGTCCCACTCGGGACGGTGCTGTTCCTGACCGCGGCCGGGTTCGTGTCCATGTGCGGGTTCGGGGCCGCCGTCGTGGGCGGGTTGTCGTGGATGTACAGGTACTTCAAGGGGATGCACCCGCCCGGTTCGGACCGGGTTGATTATGCTCGGAGCAGGATTTACGACACGGCTAGCCACGTCAAGGACTATGCTAAAGAGTACGGTGGGTATTTGCATGGTAAGGTCAAGGATGCAGCTCCGGGAGCTTAG
- the LOC112177290 gene encoding uncharacterized protein LOC112177290 — MWAFSTRNLYFDADECLRHFPTLSRELRDQKSRRYVDWVDHVVEQHRGSSIEQFRVCFCLNSRFASSLDKWIEFALEKRAQVLVLELLPPSDECFRKESYAFPQKLLDLNYSNGRIGFESLKVLELTNVDVTDEVVQQFLSKCPVLERLSIYYARNLVNFKAAGQSIALKHLVIKHCFALKSIEVCDVAGLISFTFAGYGDEVSLLFFNVPLLVGIHACIYIHKFPLIRGSFGQLSLSSCLPQLETLGLSISSHLYFDFERLNDMFPIPTLLPNLKHLQLAVLETDAYGLQKLSSFLKASPHLQILVLQCIFSSTEPPFEEQLGQAGECKHHNLKVVQVVGYRARKTIAPYVNYLIENVLSLEKIVIDPRRREFHNTGMDKRIEEVEEERKARDHAMHQLKKQVPSTIECVCNYVDVE; from the coding sequence ATGTGGGCATTTTCAACTAGGAATCTTTATTTTGATGCTGATGAATGTCTACGTCACTTTCCGACCCTCAGTCGAGAACTGAGAGACCAGAAAAGTCGCAGATATGTTGATTGGGTCGATCATGTGGTGGAACAACATAGGGGATCAAGCATTGAACAATTTAGGGTTTGCTTTTGTTTAAATAGTCGTTTTGCAAGTTCCCTTGATAAATGGATTGAGTTTGCACTGGAAAAGAGGGCTCAGGTCCTTGTTTTGGAGCTCTTGCCGCCAAGTGATGAGTGTTTTAGGAAAGAGTCTTATGCTTTTCCCCAGAAACTATTAGATCTAAACTACTCTAATGGACGCATTGGTTTTGAGTCGCTCAAAGTTCTTGAATTGACTAATGTCGATGTGACTGATGAAGTTGTTCAGCAATTCTTGTCCAAATGTCCAGTTCTTGAACGATTATCCATATATTATGCTAGAAATCTGGTCAATTTTAAAGCCGCCGGTCAGTCAATTGCGTTGAAGCATTTGGTGATCAAGCATTGTTTTGCCTTGAAAAGCATTGAGGTTTGTGACGTAGCTGGTCTCATTTCGTTTACTTTTGCGGGTTATGGAGATGAAGTAAGTTTGTTATTCTTTAATGTACCACTTCTCGTTGGGATCCATGCATGCATATACATTCACAAGTTCCCTCTCATCCGTGGTTCTTTTGGCCAACTCTCACTCTCTAGTTGTCTTCCTCAGCTAGAGACCCTAGGGTTGTCGATCAGTAGTCACTTATATTTTGACTTTGAGCGGCTGAATGACATGTTTCCAATTCCTACATTGCTACCAAATCTAAAGCATTTGCAACTAGCAGTACTCGAAACAGATGCTTATGGTCTTCAAAAATTATCTTCTTTCTTGAAGGCATCTCCTCATTTGCAGATACTTGTATTACAGTGTATATTCTCATCTACCGAGCCGCCCTTTGAAGAACAATTAGGGCAAGCTGGTGAATGCAAACATCATAATCTTAAGGTGGTACAAGTGGTAGGGTATCGGGCGAGAAAAACTATTGCCCCGTATGTCAACTACTTGATAGAGAATGTTTTATCACTTGAGAAGATTGTTATTGATCCTCGTCGACGGGAATTTCATAATACTGGAATGGACAAGCGTATTGAAGAGGTGGAGGAGGAAAGGAAGGCAAGAGATCACGCAATGCATCAACTGAAGAAACAAGTTCCTTCAACTATTGAATGTGTATGTAATTATGTAGATGTCGAGTAA
- the LOC112177291 gene encoding F-box/FBD/LRR-repeat protein At1g13570, producing MKRKVCQTSEIDDQNKSIKLESVDRISELSDDIISSILSLLPIKEAEATSILSSRWRYMWAFSTRNLYFDAEECLRAFPALSRELRDQKSLRYVDWVDHVVEQYRGSGIEQFRVCFRLNRRFASSIDKWIQFALEKRTQVLVLELLLLIDESSRKDSYTFPQKLLDLNYSNGCIGFESLKVLELRNVDVTDEVVQHFLSKCPVLERLSICYATNLVNFKAAGPSIALKHLVIKNCFALKSIEVCDTSGLVSFTFDGFGDEISLSLCNLPLLVRIDVSIHFCEFPLISGSFGRLSLSRSLPQLETLGLAIHSSYLDFKRFNDVFPIPTLLPNLKHLELAVLETDAHGLRKLYSFLKASPHLQRLVLQCEFSFNEQPFDESLQQAGECKHHNLKVVQVVGYRARKIIATCVNYLIENVLSLEKIVIDPRRPGFHYTGMGKRIEEVEEERKARDHAMHQLKKQVPSTIECLCNYVDLE from the coding sequence ATGAAGAGAAAGGTATGTCAGACTTCTGAAATTGACGACCAGAACAAATCGATAAAATTAGAGTCAGTGGATCGAATTAGTGAGTTGTCAGATGATATTATTTCAAGCATATTGTCCCTCTTGCCGATAAAGGAAGCCGAAGCTACTAGTATTCTCTCTAGTCGATGGCGGTATATGTGGGCATTTTCAACTAGGAATCTTTATTTTGATGCTGAAGAATGTCTACGTGCCTTTCCGGCCCTCAGTCGAGAACTGAGGGACCAGAAAAGTCTCAGATATGTTGATTGGGTCGATCATGTGGTGGAACAATATAGGGGATCAGGCATCGAACAATTCAGGGTTTGCTTTCGTTTAAATCGACGTTTTGCAAGTTCCATTGATAAATGGATTCAGTTTGCATTGGAAAAGAGGACTCAGGTCCTTGTTTTGGAGCTCTTGCTGCTAATTGATGAGTCGTCTAGGAAAGATTCTTATACTTTTCCCCAGAAACTATTAGATCTAAACTACTCTAATGGATGCATCGGTTTTGAGTCGCTCAAAGTTCTTGAATTGAGGAATGTTGATGTGACTGATGAAGTTGTTCAGCACTTCTTGTCCAAATGTCCAGTTCTTGAACGACTATCGATATGTTATGCTACAAATCTGGTCAATTTTAAAGCCGCAGGTCCGTCAATTGCGTTGAAGCATTTGGTGATCAAGAATTGTTTTGCCTTGAAAAGCATTGAGGTTTGTGACACTTCTGGTCTTGTTTCGTTTACTTTTGATGGGTTTGGAGATGAAATAAGTTTGTCACTCTGTAATCTACCACTTCTCGTTAGGATTGATGTATCCATACACTTCTGCGAGTTCCCTCTCATCAGTGGTTCTTTCGGCCGACTCTCACTCTCACGTTCTCTTCCTCAGCTTGAGACCCTAGGGTTAGCGATCCATAGCTCCTATTTGGACTTTAAGCGGTTCAATGATGTGTTTCCAATTCCTACACTGCTACCAAATCTAAAGCATTTGGAATTAGCAGTACTCGAAACAGATGCTCATGGTCTTCGAAAATTATATTCCTTCTTGAAGGCATCTCCTCATTTGCAGAGACTTGTATTACAGTGTGAATTCTCATTTAACGAGCAGCCCTTTGATGAATCATTACAGCAAGCTGGTGAATGCAAACATCATAATCTTAAGGTGGTACAAGTGGTAGGATATCGTGCGAGAAAAATTATTGCCACGTGTGTCAACTACTTGATAGAGAATGTTTTATCACTTGAGAAGATTGTTATTGATCCTCGTCGACCAGGCTTTCATTATACTGGAATGGGAAAGCGCATTGAAGAGGTGGAGGAGGAAAGGAAGGCAAGAGATCACGCAATGCATCAACTCAAGAAACAAGTGCCTTCAACTATTGAATGTCTATGCAATTATGTAGACCTCGAGTAA